In a genomic window of Chryseobacterium sp. G0162:
- a CDS encoding DUF885 domain-containing protein, whose product MMKHKLALLSTVIVSCMSAQQKNIKLHQVFDQYYKESNVLSPLSATFNGIDGYNDQLPADDENQLKKIHDFYVKYTNLLKPFENQDLNKEDRISLAILENDLQIALKTEKYHQEYMPIDQMGSIPTYMAMLGSGSSAQPFKTVKDYENWMKRCQAFTRWTDVSIQNMQKGIKAGVVLPKSLVVKIIPQLQQLAKNNDQSSFYEPIKNFPKDFSKEEQSRLSKDFKEVLAKNIFPSLQKLADFFQNEYLPKARSSSGINVFPNGKEMYKDYIFSMVTIDKDPEEVYQLGLSEVARITAEMEKIKKSIGFKGSLPELFEFMKTDKQFMPFKTDKEVLEAYQNVYDKIKPNLAKYFGITPKTPFEIRKTEEFRAASASPQYFPGNLPANRPGIFYAPILDPTKINITNMDMESVFLHEAIPGHHYQISIQYENTSVPEFRQKYMNGAFVEGWALYTESLGKDLGVYTNPYHQLGALGTEMHRAIRLVVDSGLHTGKMTREEAIKYMMDNEPVSEQFATAEIERYMANPAQALSYKIGELKIRELRDKYKAQLGSKFNIKDFHDTILKGGAMPLTVFENYMDDWANSIK is encoded by the coding sequence ATGAAGCATAAGCTGGCTTTACTCAGCACTGTTATTGTTTCCTGCATGAGTGCGCAACAAAAGAATATCAAATTACATCAGGTTTTTGACCAATACTATAAAGAGTCAAATGTACTAAGCCCGTTAAGTGCAACCTTTAACGGCATTGATGGGTATAACGATCAGCTTCCTGCTGATGATGAAAACCAACTCAAAAAAATCCATGATTTTTATGTAAAATATACCAATCTTCTGAAACCTTTTGAAAATCAGGATTTGAATAAAGAAGACCGTATTTCACTGGCAATTTTAGAAAATGACCTGCAAATTGCTCTGAAAACAGAAAAATATCATCAGGAATATATGCCTATCGATCAGATGGGGAGTATTCCTACGTATATGGCGATGTTGGGTTCCGGCAGCTCAGCACAGCCTTTCAAAACGGTAAAAGACTATGAGAATTGGATGAAACGCTGTCAGGCTTTCACAAGATGGACGGATGTCTCTATACAAAATATGCAAAAAGGGATCAAAGCAGGCGTTGTTTTGCCGAAGTCTTTGGTGGTGAAAATCATTCCGCAACTACAGCAACTGGCGAAAAATAACGATCAATCTTCTTTCTATGAACCCATAAAAAATTTTCCCAAGGATTTTTCAAAAGAAGAGCAGAGCCGTTTAAGTAAAGACTTTAAAGAGGTTCTTGCTAAAAATATTTTCCCATCCCTACAGAAACTTGCAGATTTTTTCCAGAATGAATATCTGCCGAAAGCACGCTCATCTTCAGGAATCAATGTTTTCCCCAATGGAAAAGAAATGTACAAAGACTATATTTTTTCTATGGTAACCATTGATAAAGATCCGGAAGAAGTATATCAGTTAGGCTTATCTGAAGTAGCAAGAATCACGGCAGAGATGGAAAAGATTAAGAAATCTATCGGTTTTAAAGGTTCACTTCCTGAATTATTTGAATTTATGAAAACCGATAAGCAGTTCATGCCTTTCAAAACAGACAAAGAAGTGTTAGAAGCTTATCAGAATGTTTATGACAAAATAAAACCTAACCTGGCGAAGTATTTCGGGATTACTCCTAAAACACCTTTTGAAATCCGTAAGACAGAAGAGTTTAGAGCAGCTTCAGCATCACCACAATACTTTCCTGGGAATCTTCCTGCTAATCGTCCCGGTATTTTTTATGCTCCTATTTTGGACCCAACAAAGATCAACATCACCAATATGGATATGGAAAGTGTGTTTTTACACGAAGCTATTCCAGGACATCATTATCAGATCAGTATTCAATATGAAAATACCTCTGTTCCGGAATTTCGTCAAAAGTATATGAATGGAGCATTTGTAGAAGGGTGGGCGTTATATACTGAATCTTTGGGGAAAGACCTGGGAGTATACACCAATCCGTATCATCAGCTTGGTGCGCTAGGCACAGAGATGCATCGCGCGATCCGTTTAGTAGTAGATTCCGGTTTGCACACAGGAAAAATGACACGTGAAGAAGCCATTAAATATATGATGGATAACGAACCCGTTTCTGAACAGTTTGCCACTGCTGAAATAGAACGTTATATGGCAAACCCTGCACAAGCACTTTCTTATAAAATCGGAGAGTTGAAAATAAGAGAACTGCGTGATAAATACAAAGCGCAGTTAGGCTCTAAATTTAATATCAAAGATTTTCATGATACTATTTTGAAAGGAGGAGCCATGCCTCTTACTGTTTTTGAAAACTATATGGATGACTGGGCAAACAGTATCAAATAA